From one Zhongshania sp. R06B22 genomic stretch:
- a CDS encoding peptide ABC transporter substrate-binding protein — MNIAKTFANKSGAPLSLRAKRLAILVLTLCCAVAVQAQAVDAAKNKVTLALATEPPTLNSAVATDAIASFVLAHLMEGLLVYGPDGELAAGVAERWQLDADGASFWLRKSARWSDGKPVTAHDFVFAWRHALKPSTASQYAFIFYPLKNAEAVNNGELPATELGVTAVSDYELRVEFAQPCPYFLSLAAFMTFLPMREDVVDLWGGRYAADADKLVFNGAFVLDKWVHGAHLRFRKNSQYWQADSVQISEIDMPYITSDPSAQFNLFRDQQIAIAPLDTGLLDEAVERGFDIEYFHTGSLFFLEFNFRDGRISANRSFRKAVQRLIDPDLLVNKIIGLPGIKPAYSLFPVTVKGIKGAFRQEYPVMRVDPDIGAARKYLAQAKAELGFDEWPALVLLAGDSPRALQEAEYYQYLFKKGLGIELRIDQQVFKQRLEKMRRGDFDIVAAAWGPDYDDIMTFADLFASWNDNNRGLYANPLYDRWIRLAQTSNDVRTRFNAMAQIQRIVVEDVPILPTYENGALYVQNPRLKGVRRSIFGGDPIFRYAWIEP; from the coding sequence GTGAATATCGCGAAAACCTTCGCAAACAAATCTGGCGCGCCGCTTTCTTTGCGTGCCAAGCGACTGGCGATCTTGGTGTTGACGTTGTGCTGCGCCGTTGCTGTGCAAGCACAGGCAGTAGATGCTGCCAAAAATAAAGTGACCCTTGCACTGGCGACCGAGCCGCCCACATTAAATAGCGCGGTGGCGACCGATGCGATCGCCAGCTTTGTGTTAGCGCACTTAATGGAAGGCTTATTGGTCTATGGTCCCGACGGAGAATTGGCTGCCGGGGTCGCTGAACGCTGGCAACTTGACGCTGATGGAGCCAGTTTCTGGCTGCGTAAATCCGCGCGTTGGAGCGATGGCAAGCCGGTTACCGCCCATGACTTCGTATTTGCTTGGCGACATGCACTTAAACCCAGTACGGCGTCGCAATATGCGTTTATTTTCTATCCCCTTAAAAACGCCGAGGCGGTAAATAACGGTGAATTGCCGGCCACAGAGCTCGGCGTTACGGCGGTCTCAGATTACGAGCTACGGGTAGAGTTTGCTCAGCCCTGTCCGTATTTCCTTAGTCTTGCCGCTTTTATGACCTTTTTGCCGATGCGAGAAGACGTGGTTGATCTCTGGGGTGGGCGCTATGCTGCGGATGCCGATAAACTAGTCTTCAACGGGGCATTTGTCTTAGACAAATGGGTCCATGGCGCCCACCTGCGCTTTCGCAAAAACAGCCAATATTGGCAGGCGGACTCGGTACAAATCAGTGAAATAGATATGCCCTATATCACCTCGGATCCAAGTGCCCAATTTAATTTATTTAGAGACCAGCAAATTGCTATTGCACCCTTGGATACCGGTTTACTAGACGAGGCGGTAGAGCGCGGCTTCGATATTGAATATTTTCATACGGGCTCGCTGTTTTTTCTAGAATTTAATTTCCGCGATGGGCGTATTAGCGCTAACCGTTCATTCCGAAAAGCAGTACAGCGCTTAATTGATCCCGATTTATTGGTAAATAAAATTATTGGCTTGCCGGGAATTAAACCCGCGTACTCACTTTTCCCGGTTACGGTCAAAGGGATAAAAGGCGCATTTCGGCAAGAGTATCCGGTGATGCGAGTGGACCCCGATATCGGCGCTGCACGTAAATATCTCGCACAAGCAAAAGCGGAGTTAGGCTTCGATGAGTGGCCAGCTTTGGTGCTTTTGGCGGGTGATAGTCCTAGGGCCTTGCAAGAGGCGGAGTATTATCAATACCTTTTTAAGAAGGGTTTGGGAATTGAGTTGCGAATTGACCAGCAGGTTTTTAAACAGCGACTTGAAAAAATGCGCCGTGGGGATTTTGATATTGTCGCCGCGGCGTGGGGGCCTGACTACGACGACATTATGACCTTCGCCGATTTGTTTGCCTCATGGAATGATAATAACCGCGGACTTTACGCCAATCCCTTGTATGACCGCTGGATTCGCCTAGCCCAAACGAGCAATGATGTTCGAACTCGATTCAATGCCATGGCGCAGATTCAGCGCATTGTGGTTGAAGACGTGCCGATACTACCGACCTATGAAAATGGCGCACTTTATGTGCAAAACCCGAGGTTGAAGGGCGTGCGGCGTTCAATTTTTGGTGGTGACCCAATATTTCGCTACGCATGGATTGAGCCCTAG
- the mnmC gene encoding bifunctional tRNA (5-methylaminomethyl-2-thiouridine)(34)-methyltransferase MnmD/FAD-dependent 5-carboxymethylaminomethyl-2-thiouridine(34) oxidoreductase MnmC codes for MAKSSQHPNPYFIEAATIDWGADGVPRAGKYGDIYFSQESGISESRHVFLSHNKLAERWQALGTETPGRFTIIETGFGTGLNFLLAWQLWQTTAPSNWQLHYISVEKHPLNPQDLKRAHESWPELRDLSSILQHNYPPLLPGQHRRLLNSAQICLDLLFGDALECLPALLDSPSPSSTRSESSPEDRLPCADAWFLDGFSPATNPDMWHDTLFSCMGVLSKAGTTFATFTSAGFVKRGLRAQGFHVDKVTGYGRKREMLRGTLTSQTTEDAPSPPKVAVPWHRPAAQSQIASAVVIGAGLAGCSTARALAERGVTVTVIERTAPASGASGNPQGILYTKLSPAPGDLNQFTLSSFLFALPYYQARLDSGAIDGDLCGVLQVAKSEKEIAQFSQLKQFLNNQDWLQFLSGNELSKASGIPLTGCGYFYPSAGWLSPPSVCSADLKHSNIRVITHCEAISLVNKPNQGEHWQVHDRSGNIIAGGDALIITNSNDALQFPQTQHLPIKPIRGQISYIDDASLTHSPQCVVCHEGYIAPSIDGALCIGASFNLRDSDTDLHQRDHDWNLAQLDSLSPGLIKEDVRISGGRASLRCSSADYLPIVGAAPIVADFAKHYAALGKDARTSIDTPASNYPNLYINVGHGSRGLTSTPLSAELIASYLCGEIRPLPRQLCESLSPARFLIRKLIRKQAIE; via the coding sequence ATGGCCAAAAGCTCGCAGCACCCAAATCCCTATTTTATTGAAGCCGCCACAATCGACTGGGGCGCAGATGGCGTCCCCAGAGCCGGCAAGTACGGCGATATCTATTTCAGTCAGGAAAGCGGCATTAGTGAAAGCCGCCATGTGTTCTTATCTCACAATAAACTGGCAGAGCGCTGGCAAGCCTTGGGCACGGAAACACCCGGACGGTTCACTATCATCGAAACCGGCTTCGGCACCGGATTAAACTTTTTACTCGCCTGGCAACTCTGGCAAACTACAGCGCCATCCAACTGGCAGCTCCACTACATCTCTGTCGAAAAACACCCCTTAAATCCACAGGATTTAAAACGAGCTCACGAGTCATGGCCGGAGCTCCGCGATTTGTCTTCTATACTACAGCACAACTATCCGCCGCTGTTACCCGGTCAACATCGGAGATTGTTGAATAGTGCACAAATTTGTCTAGATTTGTTGTTCGGTGACGCCCTTGAATGCCTACCTGCACTCCTAGACTCGCCAAGCCCATCAAGCACCCGCTCGGAAAGCTCGCCGGAAGACCGCCTACCCTGCGCCGACGCATGGTTTTTAGACGGTTTTTCCCCCGCCACTAACCCCGATATGTGGCATGACACCTTGTTTAGTTGCATGGGCGTACTGAGCAAAGCTGGGACCACCTTTGCCACGTTTACCTCTGCGGGATTTGTAAAGCGCGGGCTGCGCGCGCAGGGATTCCATGTTGACAAGGTCACCGGGTATGGCCGCAAGCGAGAAATGCTTCGGGGCACACTCACCAGTCAGACCACGGAAGATGCACCGTCGCCGCCGAAAGTTGCCGTACCCTGGCATCGTCCTGCGGCGCAATCTCAGATCGCTAGCGCCGTCGTCATTGGCGCTGGGCTGGCGGGTTGCAGCACGGCCAGGGCCTTGGCGGAGCGAGGTGTCACGGTAACAGTTATCGAACGCACCGCCCCCGCCAGCGGCGCATCGGGCAATCCCCAAGGTATTCTCTACACTAAACTCTCACCTGCCCCCGGTGATTTAAACCAATTTACCTTGAGTAGCTTTTTATTCGCACTGCCGTACTACCAAGCGCGACTGGACAGCGGCGCCATTGACGGTGATCTCTGTGGCGTACTGCAAGTCGCGAAGTCAGAAAAAGAAATCGCGCAATTCTCTCAACTTAAACAGTTTTTAAACAATCAGGACTGGCTGCAGTTTTTAAGCGGCAATGAATTAAGCAAAGCCAGCGGCATACCACTAACTGGCTGCGGATATTTTTATCCTAGTGCCGGTTGGCTATCACCACCTAGTGTATGTTCGGCGGATTTAAAGCACAGCAATATCAGGGTCATAACACATTGTGAGGCCATATCACTGGTCAATAAGCCAAACCAAGGCGAGCATTGGCAAGTACATGATCGGTCTGGCAACATCATTGCTGGCGGCGACGCGCTTATTATTACTAACAGCAACGATGCCCTGCAATTCCCCCAAACCCAACATCTGCCGATAAAGCCTATTCGTGGACAGATTAGCTATATCGACGACGCCAGCTTAACTCACAGCCCACAATGCGTCGTTTGTCACGAGGGCTATATCGCTCCGTCAATAGATGGCGCACTGTGCATAGGCGCTAGCTTTAACTTGCGCGACTCCGACACCGATTTGCATCAACGTGACCACGACTGGAATCTTGCGCAGTTAGATTCCCTGTCCCCCGGCTTGATCAAAGAGGATGTGAGGATAAGCGGCGGCCGCGCCTCGCTGCGCTGCAGCAGTGCCGACTATTTACCCATAGTTGGCGCTGCGCCTATTGTTGCAGACTTTGCTAAACACTATGCCGCGCTTGGCAAAGACGCTCGAACAAGCATTGACACACCCGCCAGCAACTACCCGAACTTATATATTAACGTCGGCCACGGATCCCGGGGCCTAACATCAACGCCGCTGAGTGCGGAATTGATTGCGAGCTATCTGTGCGGAGAAATTCGGCCCCTGCCCCGCCAACTGTGTGAAAGCCTATCGCCTGCGCGCTTTCTAATCCGAAAGCTGATTCGCAAGCAAGCTATTGAGTAG
- a CDS encoding glutaminyl-peptide cyclotransferase gives MKHLSTARKSIYRRTAQLTAVFILLASMVPSSSFAELPYQLLDTYPHQPALFTQGLELYQGKLYESSGLYGYSKVVARNFPPSPTDSIKGTALPPDVFAEGLSQYRGKLYVLTWKGGRGLIIDPQHFKLLGIFPYEGEGWGLCASTAAGRPDHFVMSNGTSQLQWLSTDTMTLINTVTVTEKGKAVDKLNELECLGDYVIANQWHSNYLFIIDGRSGKVLNKLDLSALTAAVNTSTPLASEAVLNGVAYDAENDSWLVTGKLWPSIFRITFTLPALPIQSRP, from the coding sequence GTGAAGCATCTAAGCACAGCTCGTAAATCGATTTACCGCCGCACAGCTCAACTGACTGCCGTTTTTATCCTACTGGCGTCAATGGTGCCCAGCAGCAGTTTTGCCGAGCTGCCCTACCAATTGCTTGACACTTACCCTCACCAACCCGCTCTTTTTACCCAAGGTTTGGAGTTATACCAAGGCAAACTTTATGAGAGCAGCGGCCTATATGGTTATTCTAAAGTGGTTGCTCGCAATTTTCCGCCCTCACCCACCGACAGTATTAAAGGCACTGCGCTGCCGCCTGACGTGTTCGCAGAAGGACTAAGTCAATACCGCGGCAAGCTATATGTGCTGACGTGGAAAGGTGGTCGCGGCTTAATTATCGATCCCCAGCACTTTAAATTATTGGGGATATTTCCCTATGAGGGCGAAGGCTGGGGCCTATGTGCCAGCACCGCCGCAGGACGACCGGACCACTTTGTGATGAGCAACGGTACTAGCCAATTGCAGTGGCTGTCGACTGACACCATGACGCTAATCAACACCGTCACTGTGACTGAAAAGGGTAAAGCGGTAGATAAGCTAAACGAGCTGGAATGCCTAGGTGACTATGTAATCGCGAATCAGTGGCATAGTAACTACCTGTTCATTATTGATGGGCGCAGCGGCAAGGTACTCAATAAGCTAGACCTAAGTGCATTGACAGCCGCTGTAAACACCAGCACCCCGCTAGCGTCGGAAGCGGTGTTAAATGGGGTAGCCTATGATGCCGAGAACGACAGCTGGCTAGTGACCGGTAAGTTGTGGCCAAGTATCTTCCGCATCACCTTCACCTTGCCAGCGCTGCCAATACAATCACGCCCGTAA
- a CDS encoding insulinase family protein codes for MTQVDIAAQTPVNPAAFSSFELLSNENVPALGVSIAEYRHRKTGASHYHIVSDNPENVFLVALRTVPKDSTGVAHILEHTALCGSEKYPVRDPFFMMIRRSLNSFMNAFTSSDWTAYPFASSNRKDFENLLQVYMDAVFFSRLDPLDFAQEGHRLEFKDPKDPNSDLEFKGVVFNEMKGAMSSVPSQLWQTLCKYLFPSTTYHYNSGGDPEAIPDLSYDQLKSFYQSHYHPSNAIFMTFGDIPAAEHQARFEELALNRFEQQNTRIAVEDEKRYHAPLRVQESYPLPPSEDTNNKTHIVVAWLMGKSTELETQLEAQLLAGVLLDNSASPLMHALETTALGSAPSPMCGIEDSMREMVFACGVEGSNVDSRDEVENLILDTLKNVIKNGIPKEDVDAVLHQLELRQREIGGDGYPYGLQLILTALDSATHRGNPIELLNLDPALQAIRAKTTNPDYIKGLAQNLLDNPHRVTLVMSPDEDIQARVEKAEISRLSALKEALSTEQRQHIIDQAAALAARQTMEEDESILPKVTLDDVPLDTPALHFDTAQFGNLPYTQYGRGTNGLVYQQLLVSLPELTEHELSLLSIYTLVATELGVGEQSYLQVQARQSQVCGGISAYTTMRGGINDEQDIQAYLVLSSKALLRNAEDQAQLMRDTFEQLRFDEHERLQELIAQLKGRRESAITGNGHGLAMSAASAGMSPIAKVNEDLGGLSGIRHLKQLAKRIEDSKALASLAEELSVIHQKMLASSKELLIIAEDHHLEGLCAELAPIWQDFNASGSKGFELPALRTANKSFWVASSQVNFCAKAYPTVPSGHPDAPVLTVLAVYLRNGFLHRAIREQGGAYGGGASQDSNIAAFRFYSYRDPRLQETLSDFDKSISWMLQTPVSAKGLEEAVLGVVGSIDKPGSPAGEAKQDYHSNVFGRTLAERRQFRQRVLAVKEEDLLRVCELYLNNAEASIAVVSSESKADALAEWIVKEGMTIQRL; via the coding sequence ATGACTCAAGTCGACATAGCCGCGCAAACCCCCGTCAACCCGGCCGCATTTAGCAGTTTTGAATTACTCAGCAACGAAAACGTACCCGCACTTGGGGTCAGCATTGCAGAATACCGTCACCGCAAAACCGGCGCCAGCCACTATCATATTGTTAGCGACAACCCAGAAAATGTGTTTCTGGTCGCACTGCGCACGGTACCCAAAGACTCTACCGGCGTTGCCCATATTCTAGAACACACCGCGTTATGCGGCAGTGAAAAATACCCGGTTCGCGACCCATTCTTCATGATGATCCGGCGCTCTTTAAACAGTTTTATGAACGCCTTTACCAGCTCGGACTGGACAGCCTACCCCTTTGCCAGCAGCAATCGCAAAGATTTTGAAAACCTTCTCCAAGTTTATATGGACGCGGTATTTTTCTCTCGCCTAGATCCCTTGGACTTTGCCCAAGAAGGACACCGACTAGAATTTAAAGACCCCAAAGACCCCAACTCCGACCTCGAGTTTAAAGGCGTTGTTTTCAATGAGATGAAAGGCGCGATGAGTTCAGTGCCCAGTCAACTTTGGCAAACACTGTGCAAATATTTATTTCCAAGCACTACCTACCACTACAATAGCGGCGGTGATCCGGAAGCCATACCGGATCTAAGCTACGATCAATTAAAATCTTTCTATCAAAGTCATTACCATCCTAGCAATGCCATCTTCATGACCTTCGGTGACATCCCTGCAGCAGAGCATCAGGCGCGCTTTGAAGAGCTGGCTTTAAATCGTTTTGAGCAACAGAACACCCGCATTGCCGTTGAAGATGAGAAGCGCTACCACGCGCCGCTGCGTGTGCAAGAAAGCTATCCACTGCCACCCTCAGAAGACACTAACAACAAGACCCATATTGTGGTCGCCTGGCTAATGGGTAAAAGCACCGAGCTTGAAACCCAGCTAGAGGCCCAACTGCTCGCCGGAGTGTTACTCGACAATAGCGCTAGCCCGCTGATGCATGCCTTGGAAACCACAGCGCTTGGCAGCGCGCCTTCACCCATGTGTGGCATTGAAGACTCGATGCGCGAAATGGTCTTCGCCTGTGGCGTGGAAGGCAGCAACGTCGATAGCAGGGACGAGGTCGAAAACCTCATCCTCGATACACTCAAGAACGTGATTAAGAATGGCATACCAAAAGAAGACGTAGATGCCGTTTTACATCAGCTTGAATTACGCCAGCGTGAAATTGGCGGAGATGGCTACCCCTATGGCTTACAACTTATTTTAACGGCATTGGATAGCGCCACTCATCGTGGCAATCCCATCGAGCTACTAAATCTAGACCCTGCCTTACAAGCCATTAGAGCTAAAACTACAAACCCCGACTACATTAAAGGCCTCGCTCAAAATCTACTCGATAACCCTCATCGAGTGACCTTGGTCATGAGCCCCGATGAAGACATTCAAGCACGGGTGGAAAAAGCCGAAATTAGTCGGCTCAGCGCACTTAAAGAGGCGCTCAGTACTGAGCAAAGACAGCACATCATTGACCAAGCCGCTGCCTTAGCGGCTCGGCAAACAATGGAAGAAGACGAATCTATTCTGCCCAAGGTAACCCTAGACGATGTACCGCTAGACACCCCGGCATTGCATTTCGACACGGCCCAGTTTGGGAATCTGCCTTATACCCAATATGGCCGTGGCACCAACGGTTTGGTTTATCAGCAGCTTCTGGTCAGTTTGCCTGAGCTCACAGAGCATGAGCTGTCACTGCTTTCAATATATACTTTGGTGGCCACCGAGCTGGGCGTCGGCGAACAGAGCTACCTGCAAGTACAGGCTCGGCAGTCTCAGGTATGCGGCGGTATTAGCGCCTATACCACGATGCGCGGCGGTATCAATGACGAGCAAGATATCCAAGCGTATTTAGTGCTGTCTTCAAAAGCTCTGCTGCGAAATGCCGAGGACCAAGCGCAGCTTATGCGAGATACCTTTGAGCAACTTCGTTTTGACGAGCACGAGCGCCTTCAAGAACTCATCGCCCAACTTAAAGGACGTCGAGAATCGGCTATCACTGGCAATGGTCACGGCCTTGCAATGAGCGCCGCGAGTGCGGGTATGAGCCCCATCGCCAAGGTGAATGAAGACTTAGGGGGCTTAAGCGGCATACGTCACCTTAAGCAACTTGCCAAGCGTATTGAAGATAGTAAAGCACTGGCAAGTCTGGCTGAGGAGTTATCAGTAATACATCAGAAAATGCTTGCCAGTAGCAAGGAACTGCTCATTATTGCTGAGGATCACCACCTCGAAGGTCTATGCGCTGAACTCGCACCGATTTGGCAGGATTTTAATGCTTCGGGCTCAAAAGGCTTTGAACTACCAGCACTACGTACCGCGAATAAATCATTCTGGGTCGCTAGCTCCCAGGTTAATTTCTGCGCCAAAGCTTACCCCACGGTACCTTCTGGCCACCCCGATGCACCGGTGCTTACGGTGCTAGCCGTATATTTGCGAAATGGCTTTTTACACCGCGCTATTCGCGAGCAAGGTGGCGCCTATGGTGGTGGCGCCTCACAAGACTCTAATATTGCCGCATTCCGCTTTTATTCCTATAGAGATCCGCGCTTACAAGAGACACTGAGCGACTTCGATAAATCCATTAGCTGGATGCTCCAAACTCCAGTGTCAGCTAAAGGTCTGGAGGAAGCAGTATTAGGGGTAGTCGGCAGCATCGACAAACCAGGGTCCCCGGCTGGGGAGGCAAAACAGGATTATCACAGCAATGTTTTCGGCCGCACATTAGCCGAACGCCGGCAGTTCCGGCAGCGCGTTCTCGCCGTTAAGGAAGAAGATTTACTACGCGTCTGCGAACTTTACTTGAACAATGCGGAGGCAAGCATCGCGGTTGTCAGTAGCGAAAGCAAAGCCGACGCACTCGCCGAGTGGATAGTGAAAGAGGGTATGACAATCCAACGCTTGTAA
- a CDS encoding Spy/CpxP family protein refolding chaperone codes for MKKYSVVVLLSALLGGFAMSPAFADQAAFGGARLDVLTEKLDLSERQQTQIKALLANYAQEAVTIRAGLVAAQESIRRVNLARLGDADVKRLSREAGRLSAAHTTALLNTQRGFYAVLDNKQKQAYNKIRSDALQAATAKTK; via the coding sequence ATGAAGAAATATAGTGTTGTGGTGTTATTGAGTGCTCTGCTTGGCGGCTTTGCAATGTCGCCGGCTTTTGCCGATCAAGCCGCTTTTGGTGGCGCACGCTTAGATGTATTAACTGAAAAATTGGATTTGTCTGAAAGACAGCAAACGCAGATCAAGGCATTGCTTGCCAATTATGCGCAAGAAGCCGTGACGATTCGTGCTGGGCTGGTGGCGGCGCAAGAGAGTATTCGCCGGGTAAATTTGGCAAGACTCGGTGACGCTGATGTTAAGCGCTTAAGTCGTGAAGCAGGGCGACTTTCAGCCGCCCATACGACGGCATTGCTGAATACTCAGCGAGGTTTTTACGCCGTGCTCGACAATAAGCAAAAGCAGGCCTATAACAAGATCCGCTCCGATGCCTTGCAAGCTGCAACAGCAAAGACCAAGTAA
- a CDS encoding regulatory protein RecX, translating to MAEVFKKHIRLKAMDFLARREYSRQELRLKLFQRFPESADIDQVLDELMLDGLQSDARFADSFFRLRVNAGYGPQYIKAELHQRGIEDTLIAGVFAAQDIDWRVAAKQLFEKKYAGQDISDAKVRAKCMRYMQYKGYSFDHIRGLF from the coding sequence TTGGCAGAAGTTTTTAAAAAGCATATTCGCTTAAAGGCGATGGATTTTCTTGCTAGGCGAGAATACTCGCGCCAGGAATTACGGTTAAAATTGTTTCAACGCTTCCCGGAAAGCGCCGATATTGATCAGGTGCTGGATGAATTGATGCTTGATGGCTTGCAATCAGATGCTCGTTTTGCTGATTCATTCTTCCGTTTGAGGGTCAATGCTGGATACGGCCCCCAGTATATAAAAGCTGAATTACACCAACGAGGTATAGAAGACACCCTTATTGCTGGAGTGTTTGCTGCGCAAGATATTGACTGGCGGGTAGCGGCTAAGCAGCTATTTGAAAAAAAGTACGCTGGCCAGGATATATCAGACGCCAAGGTGCGTGCTAAGTGCATGCGATATATGCAGTATAAAGGGTATTCTTTTGACCATATTCGCGGCTTGTTCTGA
- a CDS encoding Flp family type IVb pilin → MLNKITSTLRKLKSDESGASAIEYAVMAALLVVIIVFGVSLLGSGSSTTAGIGKAFTDIATQLE, encoded by the coding sequence ATGTTAAATAAAATTACTAGCACACTACGTAAACTCAAGAGTGACGAGAGCGGCGCCAGCGCCATTGAATACGCGGTTATGGCTGCACTGCTCGTTGTTATTATCGTATTTGGTGTCAGCTTACTTGGTAGTGGTTCAAGCACCACCGCTGGTATTGGTAAAGCCTTCACTGATATTGCTACTCAGCTAGAATAA
- a CDS encoding prepilin peptidase, protein MILPALSILIVIAYIDWKQRRIPNSWLIVLAGWAACYAALSPVISFKIITINAIIGLALTLPGFMKGLVGGGDVKLMLAISPLWPPIELLWVFSTGILSLLLLMSSAHFISKMSLTKAHYPASNLTATSLQRGLPLGSAVAMGAIFISLFNFIS, encoded by the coding sequence GTGATCCTGCCCGCTCTGTCTATATTAATAGTTATAGCTTATATCGACTGGAAGCAAAGACGGATACCTAACAGCTGGTTGATAGTACTTGCAGGGTGGGCGGCATGTTATGCCGCCCTATCACCCGTTATAAGCTTCAAGATTATTACTATAAACGCCATTATCGGATTAGCACTCACACTGCCTGGCTTCATGAAAGGGCTTGTAGGGGGCGGCGATGTAAAACTAATGTTGGCGATATCTCCTTTATGGCCACCGATAGAACTACTTTGGGTATTTTCCACTGGGATACTTAGTCTGCTGTTATTAATGTCATCGGCCCACTTTATTTCGAAGATGTCCTTAACAAAAGCGCACTACCCGGCAAGTAATCTGACGGCAACCTCCTTACAGAGGGGCCTACCCTTGGGAAGCGCTGTTGCGATGGGCGCAATATTCATATCACTTTTCAATTTTATTTCCTGA
- a CDS encoding TadE/TadG family type IV pilus assembly protein encodes MVNHNFYRSIQQRQKGAVAIEFVFIFPVLFIICYAIIVYGLAFLLVQNFTYSSEEVLRAALVCEDCETTAEWEAEINAIGTVRLKKDPVDGLLIYAPGSLSWTSNCRDASAPLDGSPALDGILCEVSVSSLPLLDGITMPGFGKLPTLPDMLTGRATLLF; translated from the coding sequence ATGGTAAACCACAACTTTTATCGCTCGATTCAGCAGCGGCAAAAAGGTGCTGTTGCCATAGAGTTCGTCTTCATTTTCCCAGTCCTCTTTATTATCTGCTATGCCATTATTGTGTACGGCTTGGCATTTCTGTTGGTCCAAAACTTCACTTATTCAAGCGAAGAGGTACTTCGCGCCGCACTCGTTTGTGAAGACTGTGAAACCACAGCAGAATGGGAGGCCGAAATCAACGCTATTGGCACTGTTCGCCTTAAGAAAGACCCGGTCGATGGACTCTTAATCTACGCTCCAGGCTCATTAAGCTGGACTAGCAACTGCAGAGACGCATCTGCACCTCTCGACGGCTCACCCGCGCTAGATGGAATTTTGTGTGAAGTGTCAGTTTCCTCTTTACCGTTACTCGACGGTATAACCATGCCCGGCTTTGGGAAGCTACCCACCCTCCCCGATATGCTAACCGGTAGAGCCACACTCCTTTTTTAG
- the cpaB gene encoding Flp pilus assembly protein CpaB: protein MQARTLKIIAALLIISAVFMGIIGYKISQEDSSKSRPTSQIQTSAAEQSNFAYAQKLLIANRSMNKGEIITAEDIQLIPYPLLVDGSYTKVADIINKKLESKVAVGAVIRSSDFEKQSTLAPHINPGYRALSIKVNEASSAGGFLQPGDRVDIIFTARASKDTYNKSMSRRLLQNIRLIAFGTDVERNDKNIEVSEGKKKSSAKAEKESGKSSRSAVLEIALEDIPVITLAEESGELRLVVVGEADMASTKADQLNPTDSQQTLSKHMSDADRTAFIRDVTGLKPSPPPKSVYVYSGDSVETITVRK, encoded by the coding sequence ATGCAAGCAAGGACTTTAAAAATTATCGCGGCGCTGCTAATTATCAGCGCGGTATTCATGGGGATAATTGGCTACAAAATAAGTCAGGAAGACTCATCCAAGAGTCGACCAACGTCACAAATACAAACAAGTGCGGCAGAACAAAGTAATTTTGCCTACGCGCAAAAGCTACTTATTGCAAACCGTAGTATGAACAAAGGCGAAATCATTACTGCCGAAGACATACAGCTTATCCCCTACCCACTACTTGTTGACGGCAGCTACACCAAGGTCGCCGATATAATAAACAAGAAACTAGAGTCTAAGGTTGCTGTGGGCGCAGTGATTCGGAGCAGTGATTTTGAAAAGCAAAGTACCTTGGCTCCGCATATAAATCCCGGCTACCGCGCACTGTCTATTAAGGTGAATGAAGCATCAAGCGCCGGCGGTTTTTTACAACCAGGGGATCGAGTTGACATTATTTTCACCGCTAGGGCATCCAAAGACACCTACAACAAAAGTATGTCACGTCGTCTACTTCAGAATATTCGACTCATAGCATTCGGTACCGATGTTGAGCGCAACGACAAAAATATTGAGGTCTCCGAGGGCAAGAAAAAGTCTTCGGCGAAAGCCGAGAAAGAATCCGGAAAAAGTAGTCGATCGGCGGTTCTTGAAATTGCCTTGGAAGATATTCCGGTTATAACACTAGCCGAAGAAAGTGGAGAGCTGCGCTTAGTAGTAGTAGGCGAAGCAGATATGGCTTCCACCAAAGCTGATCAGCTGAACCCCACTGATTCACAGCAAACTCTTAGCAAGCACATGAGTGACGCCGACCGAACTGCATTCATTCGCGACGTTACTGGATTGAAACCGTCACCACCACCTAAATCGGTGTATGTGTATAGCGGTGATTCTGTAGAAACTATTACGGTACGCAAATAA